In one window of Candidatus Lernaella stagnicola DNA:
- a CDS encoding 4Fe-4S dicluster domain-containing protein gives MSISRRNFLKLAVGTGAAGAAAAAGVPGKADAAHDFEGYPDRFGVLFDSSLCIGCRSCEAACNEVNDLPEQEKPFDDQSVFDARRRNDYSRYTVVNRYGKEETGGAVTFVKTQCMHCDEPACFAACLAKAFTKTPEGAVVYDAGHCIGCRYCIQACPFYIPTYEYHDAFTPRVSKCTMCYSRLTEGQVPGCVDACPSGALIFGRRDYLIKVARERIGRKDSGYVDHIYGEKEVGGTCWMYISKVPFEKIGFNTHVGTTAMPKLTYGYLKTIPVMHMGLPVLLAGFWVMTRGIAKAAKAKQEGGQ, from the coding sequence ATGTCTATATCGCGCAGAAACTTCCTTAAACTGGCCGTCGGAACCGGCGCGGCAGGCGCAGCCGCCGCAGCCGGGGTGCCGGGCAAAGCCGACGCGGCGCACGACTTCGAGGGATACCCCGACCGCTTCGGCGTATTGTTCGACAGCAGCTTGTGCATCGGTTGCCGCAGTTGCGAGGCCGCCTGCAACGAAGTCAACGATCTTCCGGAGCAGGAGAAACCCTTCGACGACCAAAGCGTATTCGACGCCCGGCGACGCAACGACTACTCGCGCTACACCGTGGTCAATCGGTATGGGAAAGAGGAAACCGGCGGCGCGGTGACGTTCGTGAAAACCCAGTGCATGCACTGCGACGAACCCGCGTGTTTCGCGGCCTGCCTGGCCAAGGCGTTTACCAAAACCCCGGAAGGGGCGGTGGTGTACGACGCCGGGCACTGCATCGGCTGCCGCTACTGCATACAGGCGTGCCCGTTCTACATCCCGACGTACGAGTACCACGACGCCTTCACGCCGCGGGTCAGCAAGTGCACGATGTGCTACTCGCGACTCACCGAAGGGCAAGTGCCCGGCTGCGTCGACGCTTGCCCCTCGGGCGCGCTGATTTTCGGACGGCGCGACTACCTGATCAAAGTCGCGCGCGAACGCATCGGGCGCAAGGATTCGGGCTACGTCGACCACATCTACGGCGAGAAGGAAGTCGGCGGCACCTGCTGGATGTACATCTCCAAGGTGCCCTTTGAAAAAATCGGCTTCAACACGCATGTGGGCACCACGGCCATGCCGAAACTGACCTACGGTTACCTCAAGACGATTCCGGTGATGCACATGGGCTTGCCCGTGCTGCTGGCCGGTTTCTGGGTGATGACCCGCGGGATCGCCAAGGCCGCCAAGGCGAAACAGGAGGGCGGCCAATGA
- a CDS encoding cytochrome c3 family protein, whose amino-acid sequence MRSSNRGRPVVILLLLATALLLYGVAAVAEGEKADNPPDLTEMGLEEISINGLENLYGPAEFTHKAHVEYTGNCTECHHHSPAGEYPACSECHSSRKILKPAQGQNGVRSDDKSPGLKAAFHQQCMACHKDMGSGPMGCTDCHAKKQPAKKKEAK is encoded by the coding sequence ATGAGATCGTCAAACCGTGGCCGGCCCGTTGTTATCCTCCTCCTTCTCGCAACGGCCTTGCTCCTTTACGGGGTGGCAGCCGTTGCCGAAGGCGAAAAGGCCGATAATCCTCCGGACCTTACTGAGATGGGTCTGGAGGAAATATCAATTAACGGTCTGGAGAATCTGTACGGACCCGCCGAGTTCACGCACAAGGCCCACGTGGAGTACACCGGGAATTGTACCGAGTGCCACCACCACAGCCCGGCCGGTGAATATCCCGCCTGCAGCGAATGCCATTCATCCCGCAAAATTCTGAAACCCGCCCAGGGGCAGAACGGGGTACGGAGCGACGACAAATCGCCCGGCTTGAAAGCGGCATTCCATCAGCAGTGCATGGCTTGTCACAAAGATATGGGCAGCGGACCGATGGGTTGCACCGACTGCCACGCCAAAAAGCAGCCGGCCAAAAAGAAAGAAGCCAAGTAA
- a CDS encoding glycine cleavage system protein H — MTEFHTFVDFVRDSKILEYGVAFLFMAAFAVFYRVLHKPQPQIAVARASVFDRALEQVKGILVPEDISFHPGHTWARPEGAMATVGMDDFAAKLVGRIDRVQLPEIGTELKQGEPAWTLYADGKAVEMLAPVSGKVVAINETAAKAAADDPFGAGWMMKIEAPSMATNLKNLLSGIVAKAWTEHAVDALFSRANQQLGAVAADGGAPISGMAKVIDVKAWDEIAKEYFLTK, encoded by the coding sequence ATGACTGAATTTCATACCTTCGTAGATTTTGTCCGCGACTCCAAGATCCTCGAATACGGCGTCGCTTTCTTGTTCATGGCGGCCTTCGCGGTTTTCTACCGCGTGCTCCACAAACCGCAGCCGCAAATCGCGGTGGCCCGCGCGTCGGTTTTCGACCGCGCTTTGGAGCAGGTCAAAGGCATCCTGGTACCCGAGGATATTTCCTTCCATCCCGGCCATACCTGGGCGCGGCCCGAGGGCGCGATGGCGACGGTCGGCATGGATGACTTCGCGGCGAAATTGGTCGGCCGGATTGATCGTGTGCAACTGCCCGAGATCGGCACAGAGCTCAAACAGGGTGAGCCCGCCTGGACGCTGTATGCCGATGGCAAAGCCGTCGAAATGCTCGCGCCGGTAAGCGGCAAGGTCGTGGCGATCAACGAGACGGCTGCGAAAGCCGCGGCGGACGATCCCTTCGGCGCCGGTTGGATGATGAAGATCGAGGCCCCGTCCATGGCCACCAATCTCAAGAACCTGTTGTCGGGTATTGTGGCCAAGGCGTGGACCGAGCACGCGGTGGACGCGCTGTTTTCGCGCGCCAACCAGCAACTCGGCGCGGTCGCGGCCGATGGCGGTGCGCCGATCAGCGGCATGGCGAAAGTGATCGACGTCAAAGCCTGGGATGAAATCGCCAAGGAGTATTTCCTGACTAAGTAA
- a CDS encoding glycine cleavage system protein H, with product MVFALIFATFLVAIAVDALVIKRLAERKAKELAKNEAIDQYLAPKVEEQQNLLFHQGHTWVRVLRAVVEVGLDDFTNRFVGAITKIDVPEVGAKVEKGQRAWTIHFGERSLTQMAPISGRVIEVNHELLENPGMLADAPYQGWVVKILPEALASEVPDLYTPSRFLKWIDMQKARLVQESFPELGMAYGDGAQMINGAASQLDDDKWEAIAKKLFGSK from the coding sequence ATGGTATTCGCACTGATCTTCGCCACATTCCTGGTGGCCATTGCGGTGGACGCATTGGTCATCAAAAGGTTGGCGGAAAGGAAAGCGAAGGAGCTTGCGAAGAACGAGGCGATCGATCAGTACCTCGCCCCAAAGGTCGAAGAGCAACAGAATCTGTTGTTCCACCAGGGACACACTTGGGTGCGCGTGTTGCGGGCCGTGGTCGAGGTGGGGCTGGACGATTTCACGAATCGCTTCGTGGGCGCAATCACGAAGATCGACGTGCCGGAAGTCGGCGCCAAGGTCGAGAAGGGACAGCGCGCCTGGACGATTCACTTCGGCGAGCGCAGCCTGACGCAGATGGCACCGATCAGCGGGCGGGTGATTGAAGTCAATCACGAGTTGCTGGAAAACCCCGGCATGCTGGCCGACGCGCCCTACCAAGGGTGGGTCGTGAAAATTTTGCCGGAAGCCCTTGCGAGCGAAGTACCTGATCTGTACACTCCGTCGCGCTTTCTCAAGTGGATCGACATGCAAAAAGCCCGCTTGGTACAGGAAAGCTTCCCTGAACTGGGCATGGCTTATGGCGACGGCGCGCAGATGATCAACGGCGCGGCCAGCCAGCTTGACGACGACAAGTGGGAAGCGATTGCCAAGAAACTGTTCGGTTCGAAGTGA
- a CDS encoding sulfite exporter TauE/SafE family protein, producing the protein MAQIALLSRLFFDFLAQYPQFMQLLGVGFVWISLHCAEMCGPIVLGLDLGDSMAYREWDSLRKIDKFRHSAKHITAYQVGRSITYAIIGTAGGTAVLVLAGRGFDFRREVGLAERGLVVGCLRDDPAGLHLLEDVVLAECFGVAVADDFHEHGVDGPAPRAAEFALPPHRQPAQLAGASCPRFCKIAYES; encoded by the coding sequence TTGGCGCAAATTGCCCTACTTTCGAGGCTGTTTTTCGACTTTTTGGCGCAGTATCCGCAGTTTATGCAGTTACTCGGCGTCGGTTTTGTCTGGATCAGCCTACATTGCGCCGAAATGTGCGGCCCCATCGTGCTCGGCCTCGACCTCGGCGACAGCATGGCTTACCGCGAGTGGGATTCCCTTCGTAAAATCGATAAGTTCCGCCATTCAGCCAAGCATATTACCGCCTACCAAGTCGGGCGCTCGATCACCTACGCGATCATCGGCACGGCGGGCGGCACGGCGGTGCTCGTCTTGGCCGGGCGGGGTTTCGATTTTCGGCGCGAGGTCGGCCTGGCTGAGCGCGGGCTGGTCGTCGGGTGTTTGCGGGATGATCCCGCAGGCCTGCATTTGCTTGAAGATGTCGTCCTGGCGGAATGCTTCGGGGTCGCCGTCGCCGACGACTTCCACGAGCATGGCGTGGACGGGCCGGCACCCCGGGCAGCAGAATTCGCCCTCCCCCCGCACCGGCAACCCGCACAGCTTGCAGGGGCGAGCTGTCCTAGGTTCTGTAAGATCGCCTATGAATCATGA